The genomic DNA CCATTGAACTGGTGCTGATGGACATCATGATGCCGGTCAAGGATGGCCTGACCGCGAGCCGTGAGATACGCCAGGACGGGCGCTTCGACACATTGCCGATCATCGCCCTGACCGCCAAGGCGATGCCCGACGACCAGCAGCAATGCATCCAGGCCGGTGCGAACGACTACGTAGCCAAGCCGCTGGACGTGGACAAGCTGGTGTCGTTGATCCGGGTCTGGCTGACGGCCTGACCCGGCGAGCGCATCGTCCCCCCGCTGCGGATTCGGAAGAAACGATGCTGGCATCCTGCTGGCGCCTACGTCACAGCGATCAGCGCGCCGAACGCTGCGGCTGAGATACGCCACGCGTTCAGCGCATCGAGCGCAGCCACGCTGCGGCAACTTCAACGGCGTCCTGATCACGGGGCACCAGATGCTCAGGCTCGATGCCTTGGGGGTAGGCTTCACCATCACGGTCGAGCATTGCCCCGACGGTCAACCGAAGCATGCCGCCATCTGGAAGCGGGAAGCCACGATTGGACGTCGCGAGCCCTGCTGTGGTCTGCCCAAAGAACCGGGTTCCGGGACGTGCCCTGAACGCCACGGCGATGGCCTCCCCGGAGCTCGCCGTCTTAGGCCCCACCAGCACGGCCACGGGACTACGGGAGAGGTCCACACTGCATCCAGGCGTGGGCCGCGAGCGCCAGCGTGTCACGGCACCGTCCCGATTGCGGAATGCTCCCGCATCGTGGGACCCCAGCAAGGAATGCAGCCCGTTGAGCATGGGCCACATGTTGCCGCCCGTGTCCTGACGAAGATCGAGGATCCAGCCCTTTGATGAGGCTGGCGCGAGTGTGGTGATCCGCTCGCAGAGCTCTGCGGTAAATGTGGCACCGGCGCCCGCATTGTTTCCACGCAGGCCGGGCACCAGCACGTAGCCGATATCCTGCATCAACCTGGACTCGATGGGCCTGCTCGCAACCGCGCTCTGGCGGTAAGCGAGGGCCTCCCGTGGCATCTGAAGCAGGCTGTGGCGATCTGCCAAGGCATCCAGCACCTTGCGCAGCCTGCTATACGCCTCCTGCGCAGGAAGATCCTTCAGCTCCGGCGACAGCTGGACAGTCTCTTTGGCAGACCTATCGACGTTACCCGCGTTCAGTGCCTCGGCGCGAATGATGGGAAGCGCGTACGCCAGCATGTCATTAGCGGTAATCCCGGCCGAACTCACTGCCTCCTGCGTCAACCTGAGATTCTCCACTTCCACGTGCCCGACGCTGTTCAATGTCACGCCGAACTTGAGGCGGGTCGTGCCGACCGGCACATAGAGCAGCACCTCGCGCGCGAGTGGCCCCTCATGGGCGCGAACGGGTTCACGCCCCGAGTTGGCGAAACCCAACCGTCCATCGGGACCATCTGCACGAATCCAGATCGCGGCTTGACCCCTCCCTTGAGTAACCGTGAGATTGCCGGCCAAGCGAATTTCCCTTCCGCGAAAAGGACCAGCGTCCAACGAGGCAACCGCGCCGACGAAGGAATGCTCACCCGTTGATTCGGCGGACAGGGCGACCGCTGCGCCACTCGTGCCGAGAACGTCCCCCGATCCCGTGGTGATCGAATAAGTACTGGTACCTTCCCAGATCGTCGCTGCCTGCGCATCCGAGCTGAAGAGCGCCATGGCGAGAAGAACCGCTGTGCCACGCATAGTCAACATCCATGTTCACCTTGAACCACGATCCTAGTCCAGGCACATTGCACCGACAAGGCGACATGCGGACGCAAGGCCGGTGATGTTCCCGGCGTGGTTCGAGCGCTGACGATGATGTCCACGACGCTGTAGCACGCAGGCGTTGCTGCACGCAGTACTCATCGCAGATCATGACCGACCACGCCATGACTAATGGAGAAGGCTGTGAAAGGACTCTTGCTCAATAGTGCAATCTCGCTGACCGCCGTGGGCATCTCGTTGTTCGCTCTGCATCGGGCGGATCAGGCAAACGACCCGGCTCGCGTCATAGAAGCCCGAGGCTTGATCGTCAGGGACGCATCAGGCGTATCGCGCGTGGAGATAGGTGCGCCTGTAAACGGCCCCATGATCCTGGGCAAAAGAGAAGAGCGTGTGGCGCCTGCATCCGGCATCCTGCTGAACGGCCCGGACGGGAATGAGCGCGGAGGCTACCTCACCGTTGACCTCGGCGACGAGGCAGTGCTGACGCTGGACGGCGCAGGGAACGGCAAAGAAGTCTTCAAGGTAGTGGCGAACGAGAATGCGGGTGCATCCTTGTTTGTCATTCATCAGAACGACTCCGCCGCCATGCTGACGACGTACCAAGGGAAGCCGGAACTTCGATTCATCGAGCAGGATGGCCGGGTGAGTCTCTCGCAAAAAGGCGCAGAGTGACGCGACAGTACGGCACAGCGTGTCAGCCCGCTGACGGCCGCTCAGGCCGCCAGCAGGCACCACGCCACGGAACGCACGTCCATCCCAGCCATCAGGGATAGATCGGGAAAGTCCACTGGACGGGGATCGACGTCCACCGGTAGTGCCGCACCTGCAGTCGGGCAATCGGCCGGGGCGTCGCGATTTCAGTACGGATGGGCAACGTGCTGTTCTCCCAGGCCAAGGGCAGCTCGGCGAGCCGAGTGGGCTGCGCGGCTTTCAGCGGAGCGACCGATATCTGTTCGGATGGCATCACGTTGCCGTCCGCATCGAGTGGCACGACCACCGTGTACAGACCCGTTTTCTGTTTCCAGGTCTGCCGTCCCTGCACCAGCGTCACACGGTGGGCAGAGGGACTCAGCAGCGTTGCATCGGGATTGCGCGTAGCAATCGCGCCTGCCTCAAGGGTCTCCGACGTATCGAAGGCGTAGACCTCGGCATCCACCGACATGCGTACGGCTTCCACCTGCCCCAACAGCGCGCGCGGAGCACCGAGCGGCAGGTGGAACGGGAAGCTCAGCTCGTTCTGAGCGGCCGAGTACCTCTCTGACAAGAACAAGGTCGGCGTAACAAGCTGGGCTTCAAGGCCGATGATCGGTGCCGCCTGTGCGTCCAACATCTCAACGGTATGCAGCCGCGACATCAGCATGGGCTCGTGCTCGCTTCGACGCGCGCCTGCAGGGGCGGTGGCGGGCATGCGCGCACCGATGGCCAACCACCGTCCACTGCCGGTCTCTGCAGGGATCCACAGCGACCCCATGTGCGGCGCCAGTGCGGGAAGTACCTCCGCACCGACCATATAGCCCTCCAGCGCACCCAATGGCGCAGGATGGTGGGTATACGCAGACGACGCCGGGGACGGCGCGCTGAAGGGCGGCCTGGCAAGCTGCTGATTGATCTGTTCGACATAGCTGACGTAGCTCTCCACCTCGTCCGCCATCTGCAGCATCAGGTCATGGCGCATGTCGGCCAGATGGACACGATGACGGGTCGCCGGCGTTCGCTTGCTGCCCGGAAGGTTTACTTCCATGCGCAGCTCGATCGGCATGCCATCAACGCGCTGTACCACCATTCGCCCGTCGCCGTACGCGCCCGCGCCGTCGAGTGTCATGCCCATCAACACCGCCGTGTCCGTCACCTCGATGACGCGCAGCGTGGTCTTCAGGTTGCCGTAGGGCTCGATACGTTGCCAGCCGCTGATGCGGTCACCGACGGCCACCAGTGCAGGCAGCGGCACCGGGCGCAGGCCGGGTGCCTGATACATTGCCAGCAGCGCGCCAGCCTCGTTGGGCGATGTCTTCGTCAGCACCGACCAAGCGTGCTGGTCCATTGCACGCAGCGGCCCCGGCTCACCCTCTTTAGTCAGCGGCGCAGCAAACCCGTCGGTCAGTACATCGAGAACTTCGTCGTCCGTGCCTGGTTGCAGATCCAACAGATAACGCGTCACGCCCGACGCGTCGACCTGCCGCGTCCAGAGGGGAGCCAGCTCCAGCTGCGCAGATCCGCGACGTGAAGCATGCAGGTCTGCGCGGTAATAGCCGATGTTGGAGACCTCACCATCCTCGGCGGCCTCACTGCTGATCGTATGGCTGACGTAGTACACCGCCGGCCCTTCGAGGCTGTGCTGCGCTGCCAATGCCGGCGTTACACCAACAACCGCCAGCACCACCATCATCGCGGTGCTGAGAAAATGTCGCACTACATCCATCTGCACTGCTTTCCTGAAATCACTGACAACGCGGAAGTGTAGCAACGCAGGCCTCAGCCGCATCCGGTGCGCTGGCAGCCGCGCTGACATGGACGCCCGGCACGGCTTTCATCGCATCCTCCACTCGCCGGAGCTGCAGCAAGAGGAGCCGCGACGGCAGTAGACTGAGCGCTCTGCCAAGGACGGAATGGGTTGCAGCATGCGCGCGCACAAGCACTCCAATGGGCAACGCCGCAGCCTGCTGCGAAGGGTAATGATGTTGGCCGTTGCGGTAGCCACACTGCTCGTGCTCTGCGTCGCTGTCTGGATCGCATGGACGGTACCGAAGCCGTGGCGCACGGGCATAGCCAACGTCGGTGCGCCGTGCACTCAGAGCTTCGCCGGCAGCCCGGAATCCGCACGCGGCGCGGTGATACGCGTTGTGTCCGAACCAGGAGAGATCTGCGGCTACGCGTACGCACTGCGCCCAGAGGCAGGCGACGCCAGCCAGTACGTGCTCGACGTGGATACGGGCAGCGTGGACGATTCGACGACGCTGTTGGTATCACTGGCGTCCTACGACGGCTGGCGGCGACTTGATCGAGTTCGTCGCCGGATCGAGGGGCCTGCCGACCTGAAAGGCCTGAGGCTGGCCGTTGAGCATTCGCCGCGTACGACGCGCGTGGAGGTCGTTACCTCGGTGCGCGGCGGCGGCGCGTATGCACTGCAGGGCGTCACCGTGCATCCTTCGACTACCCCCGTTGCGCCGGGCATTGCGCTGTACCGCGAGGCGATGGACGTCATCGCCGACAATGCACTCAACGCCGCGAAACTCCCCGATGACTTCCGCACACAGTGGCAGCCCCGTGAGGATGCGACGTCCGGTGAGGCACAGCGCGCCATTCGCCAAGTGCTGAGAGCGTTGGGCGACCGGCACAGCGTTCTGCTGGACCCCGATCGTCTAGCGGCGCTGCCGCAGCAAGAACACGCGGTGTTCAAGCCCGCGACGTGGAAACTGCTCGATAGTGGCATCGGCTCCATCCAGGTACCGGGCTTCCTCGGTAGCGACCGTGCGCTTCGAGCGCGCTACACCGCGTCGATAACCGATGCGTTGCAGGCTGGAACCCGCGCAGGGGTACACGCGTGGGTCGTCGATCTTCGGGAGAACCGGGGCGGCAACATGTGGCCGATGTTGGACGGGTTGGAGCCCTTGCTGCGGGGCCAGACGCTGGGCTGGTTCCAGCGGCGGGATGGCAGCCGTACCGCGTGGCGCAACCGCATGACCGAGCATGCTGCACAGGTAAGCGATCTTGGCCGGCTACCTGTCGCGGTGCTCAGCTCCCATCACACCACCAGTTCGGGCGAAGCGGTGGTGCTTGCGTTCCGCGGCCGGCCCCGCACGCGCAGCTTCGGTACGCCCACCCATGGTCTTTCAACCGGCAACGCGGGCTTTACGCTGCAGGATGGGACGGTATTGCAGCTGACCACGACAACGTTCGTAGACCGAACCGGGCAGGCCCATGGCGGACCGATCGAGCCCGACGAGCGCGTTGATTCCTTGCCGCTGATGGATGACGCGGAAGTAGAGGCGGCGCGCTGGTTACGGCGGCAGCGCCTGCCCTGAAGGAAACATCACGACCGGCGTTATCTAGAACAACCGACCCTGCCTGATCGGTGCCCAAGCCGCCCGCACCTCCAGCCGCGGTCCAGAGGCCCGCATGGCCTGTCAGCGACTGGGCTCCACCACCACGGCCGTGCCATAGCACAGCACCTCGGTCAGCCCGGTCATGATGTCGGTGGCGTCGTAGCGCATGGCGATAACCGCATTACCGCCCAGAACGCGCGCGTGCTTGACCATGTCCCGATACGTTTCTTCGCGGGCCTGCTCGCACAGTTCGGTATAGATGGTGATGTTGCCGCCGAACAGGGTCTGGATGCCCCCCAGGAAGTTGCCGACGATGGAGCGCGAGCGCACGGTGATGCCGCGCACCACGCCGAGGTTGCGCACCACGCGGAAGCCCGGCAGCTCCAGCGCGGTGGTGACCATGGAATCATCCAGCAGGTGGCCGGTGGAAGGACGCGCTGCGCTGTTGTACGGATCGGCCATGGTGGCGGTTGCCTGTGGTCAGGTGGGAAAGCAGAAGGGTCGATCGGCATAGTGGACTGAACGCGCCACGCCCGCCACGCCGCTCACCCTGTGCGCTCGACCGCCCACGCCAGCGCCCTGTCCATCCTGTCACTTCAGCGGATGTGCCTTGACCCCTTCGTGCGTGATCTTCACCGGCAGGATGTGCCCCTGCGCGTCGAACGACATGCGCTCGATTGCCGTCGCGCGGTGGTGGCGGCTGGTCTCACCCAATGGGCGAC from Stenotrophomonas sp. 169 includes the following:
- a CDS encoding S41 family peptidase, translated to MLTMRGTAVLLAMALFSSDAQAATIWEGTSTYSITTGSGDVLGTSGAAVALSAESTGEHSFVGAVASLDAGPFRGREIRLAGNLTVTQGRGQAAIWIRADGPDGRLGFANSGREPVRAHEGPLAREVLLYVPVGTTRLKFGVTLNSVGHVEVENLRLTQEAVSSAGITANDMLAYALPIIRAEALNAGNVDRSAKETVQLSPELKDLPAQEAYSRLRKVLDALADRHSLLQMPREALAYRQSAVASRPIESRLMQDIGYVLVPGLRGNNAGAGATFTAELCERITTLAPASSKGWILDLRQDTGGNMWPMLNGLHSLLGSHDAGAFRNRDGAVTRWRSRPTPGCSVDLSRSPVAVLVGPKTASSGEAIAVAFRARPGTRFFGQTTAGLATSNRGFPLPDGGMLRLTVGAMLDRDGEAYPQGIEPEHLVPRDQDAVEVAAAWLRSMR
- a CDS encoding YbjQ family protein, with the translated sequence MADPYNSAARPSTGHLLDDSMVTTALELPGFRVVRNLGVVRGITVRSRSIVGNFLGGIQTLFGGNITIYTELCEQAREETYRDMVKHARVLGGNAVIAMRYDATDIMTGLTEVLCYGTAVVVEPSR
- a CDS encoding S41 family peptidase codes for the protein MRAHKHSNGQRRSLLRRVMMLAVAVATLLVLCVAVWIAWTVPKPWRTGIANVGAPCTQSFAGSPESARGAVIRVVSEPGEICGYAYALRPEAGDASQYVLDVDTGSVDDSTTLLVSLASYDGWRRLDRVRRRIEGPADLKGLRLAVEHSPRTTRVEVVTSVRGGGAYALQGVTVHPSTTPVAPGIALYREAMDVIADNALNAAKLPDDFRTQWQPREDATSGEAQRAIRQVLRALGDRHSVLLDPDRLAALPQQEHAVFKPATWKLLDSGIGSIQVPGFLGSDRALRARYTASITDALQAGTRAGVHAWVVDLRENRGGNMWPMLDGLEPLLRGQTLGWFQRRDGSRTAWRNRMTEHAAQVSDLGRLPVAVLSSHHTTSSGEAVVLAFRGRPRTRSFGTPTHGLSTGNAGFTLQDGTVLQLTTTTFVDRTGQAHGGPIEPDERVDSLPLMDDAEVEAARWLRRQRLP